A single region of the Gammaproteobacteria bacterium genome encodes:
- the pdxS gene encoding pyridoxal 5'-phosphate synthase lyase subunit PdxS, whose protein sequence is MSLFSNESWKIKVGLAEMLKGGVIMDVTTTEQAVIAESAGACAVMALERVPSDIRRMGGVARMASPKIIRDIMEAVSIPVMAKARIGHFAEAQILQALEVDFIDESEVLTPADEENHINKHKFRVPFVCGCRNLGEALRRIAEGAAMIRTKGEAGSGNVVEAVRHMRTLMSDIRKLTVLDPEELPTAAKTLGAPLELVCWVAEHGKLPVPNFSAGGIATPADAALMRQLGAETVFVGSGIFKSSDPEARARAIVTATTHYDNPQRLLEASAELGEAMPGLDIRLLREEELLQNRSE, encoded by the coding sequence ATGAGTTTATTCAGCAATGAATCGTGGAAAATAAAGGTAGGATTGGCCGAAATGTTAAAAGGTGGCGTTATTATGGATGTCACCACCACCGAACAGGCAGTTATCGCTGAAAGCGCCGGCGCCTGTGCCGTAATGGCGCTAGAACGAGTGCCTTCCGATATCCGTCGCATGGGCGGCGTGGCGCGTATGGCATCACCGAAAATTATCCGCGACATCATGGAAGCCGTTTCCATTCCCGTCATGGCCAAAGCCCGCATCGGCCACTTTGCTGAAGCACAGATTCTACAAGCCCTAGAAGTTGACTTCATTGATGAAAGTGAAGTCTTAACCCCAGCCGATGAAGAAAATCACATTAACAAACATAAATTCCGCGTACCTTTCGTCTGCGGCTGCCGCAACTTAGGTGAAGCCCTGCGCCGCATCGCCGAAGGTGCCGCCATGATCCGCACCAAAGGCGAAGCCGGCTCCGGCAACGTCGTAGAAGCCGTACGCCACATGCGCACCCTCATGAGCGACATACGCAAACTTACCGTCCTCGATCCCGAAGAACTACCCACAGCCGCCAAAACCTTAGGCGCCCCCTTAGAACTCGTATGTTGGGTCGCTGAACACGGCAAATTACCCGTACCTAATTTCTCCGCCGGCGGTATTGCCACACCTGCCGATGCCGCATTAATGCGCCAACTGGGTGCTGAAACCGTATTCGTCGGCTCAGGCATTTTCAAATCCAGCGACCCCGAAGCCCGCGCCCGCGCCATCGTCACCGCCACCACCCATTACGATAACCCACAACGCCTACTTGAAGCCTCTGCTGAATTAGGCGAAGCCATGCCAGGATTGGACATACGCTTATTAAGAGAGGAAGAATTGCTACAAAATCGCAGCGAGTAA
- the pdxT gene encoding pyridoxal 5'-phosphate synthase glutaminase subunit PdxT — MSIGILALQGGYAAHAQMLTNLQTPWHYVRTPSELTKAQGLILPGGESSTMLKLLQETGLFHAIKTKGQQGLPLFGTCAGAILLARYVFAPTQPSLELVDVTIQRNAYGRQLSSHITYGTCKLKTEPLEMFFIRAPRISTVCSSVEVLATCDNEPVCVQQNHYLLATFHPELTNDTCLHQHFINQVNQVSEATTMLQGSAL; from the coding sequence ATGAGCATCGGTATATTAGCGCTGCAAGGGGGTTATGCTGCACATGCACAAATGCTGACCAACCTGCAAACCCCTTGGCATTACGTACGTACACCTTCCGAATTAACAAAAGCGCAGGGTCTAATTCTACCCGGCGGCGAAAGCTCCACCATGCTGAAACTCTTGCAGGAAACCGGCCTATTTCACGCCATCAAAACTAAAGGTCAGCAAGGGCTACCGCTATTCGGCACCTGCGCCGGCGCTATTCTGCTGGCACGCTACGTCTTTGCCCCCACACAACCCAGCCTAGAACTAGTAGACGTCACCATCCAGCGCAACGCCTATGGCCGGCAATTATCCAGCCATATCACCTACGGCACCTGCAAACTCAAAACTGAACCTTTAGAGATGTTCTTTATCCGCGCACCACGCATCAGCACCGTCTGCTCCTCCGTTGAAGTCCTCGCCACCTGCGACAATGAACCCGTCTGCGTGCAGCAAAATCACTATTTGCTGGCGACGTTTCATCCTGAATTGACAAATGATACTTGCCTGCATCAGCATTTTATCAACCAAGTGAATCAAGTATCTGAAGCGACAACCATGCTACAAGGCTCAGCATTGTAA